The following proteins are co-located in the Dyadobacter chenwenxiniae genome:
- a CDS encoding DUF3606 domain-containing protein has protein sequence MADDKTKQGPADSSRINLSENYEVAYWTKDLGVSKEKLSEAVKEAGIFR, from the coding sequence ATGGCAGACGACAAAACCAAACAAGGACCGGCCGACAGTAGCCGCATCAATCTAAGCGAAAATTATGAAGTTGCTTACTGGACCAAGGACTTAGGTGTTTCAAAAGAAAAATTGAGCGAAGCGGTCAAAGAAGCGGGAATATTTAGGTAA
- a CDS encoding alpha/beta hydrolase-fold protein → MNKQCFTFILAASLTVGAAWAQVEKSAVKDDFKPSELNQPGQEYPQVNSQGYVRFRIKAPQADSVRVSLGLGGRGGTKLTKDPEGFFAGTTEGPMDEGFHYYHLNVDGGTFNDPGTLNYYGSIRWESGIEIPAHDQDFYQLKSVPHGHVQQILFPSKSTGTSRRAFVYTPAGYEKGNKRYPVLYLQHGWGEDETAWSNQGRANLIMDNLIADGKIEPFIIVMTYGMTNEVKMGKIREFKIEPFQTVLVDELIPYVDATFKTLASRDKRAMAGLSMGGMETRTITLNKPDVFGYYALLSGGVYSLEDLKDKTKPKLVFLSAGSKEKPDGVRNAATALKTAGYNSVSYVSEGTAHEFLTWRRSLYQMAPLLFK, encoded by the coding sequence ATGAACAAACAATGTTTTACCTTTATTCTGGCAGCTTCGTTAACTGTAGGAGCTGCTTGGGCACAGGTGGAAAAGTCAGCTGTCAAGGACGACTTTAAGCCCTCAGAACTTAATCAGCCCGGCCAGGAATACCCTCAGGTGAATTCTCAGGGATATGTCCGTTTCCGGATCAAGGCACCGCAGGCAGATAGTGTAAGGGTAAGCCTTGGACTGGGCGGAAGGGGCGGAACCAAACTCACTAAAGATCCGGAAGGTTTTTTTGCCGGAACTACCGAAGGACCCATGGACGAGGGCTTTCACTATTACCACCTTAATGTGGATGGGGGAACCTTTAATGATCCGGGTACATTGAACTATTACGGCTCGATTCGCTGGGAAAGCGGTATTGAAATTCCGGCTCACGATCAGGACTTTTATCAGCTGAAGAGTGTACCACACGGCCATGTGCAACAGATATTATTCCCATCTAAAAGCACAGGTACTTCCCGTCGCGCATTTGTTTATACCCCTGCCGGATATGAAAAGGGAAACAAACGCTATCCGGTGCTGTACCTGCAGCACGGATGGGGAGAAGACGAAACCGCCTGGAGCAACCAGGGGCGCGCGAACCTGATTATGGACAACCTGATTGCAGACGGTAAAATTGAGCCGTTCATAATTGTCATGACCTATGGAATGACCAATGAGGTCAAAATGGGAAAGATAAGGGAATTTAAGATTGAACCTTTCCAGACCGTATTGGTTGACGAGCTGATTCCGTATGTAGACGCTACTTTCAAAACATTAGCCAGTCGCGACAAACGCGCCATGGCAGGCCTTTCCATGGGAGGAATGGAAACCCGCACGATTACCCTCAACAAGCCAGACGTTTTCGGCTACTATGCGCTACTCAGCGGAGGTGTGTATTCACTTGAAGATCTAAAAGACAAAACCAAGCCTAAGCTTGTTTTCCTCAGTGCAGGTAGTAAAGAGAAACCCGACGGCGTGAGGAATGCGGCTACTGCGCTTAAAACGGCCGGATATAATTCGGTTTCATATGTTTCCGAGGGCACAGCGCATGAATTTCTTACCTGGCGCCGCAGCCTGTATCAGATGGCACCGCTTTTATTTAAATAA
- a CDS encoding ISKra4 family transposase, whose product MPFEKTANLLKEVLPVAETINATTIQNHLYELASAQEQEVGEEQWMYDCGSINQPQALPRPERTMVVGIDGGYVRAWKDKKSIFEVIAGKSIPAEKPAKCFAFVGSYDLKSKRRFYNHLVSQRMQPHQQLEFFSDGADNLRNLQTYLNAESTHILDWFHITMKLTVLHQCALGLIKVDEKRGKAFQHLLTRIKWNLWHGNAVRAIEHCYDLDFYLTDHLEDEGQKKKYDKIKPFQTYVTDFDKYIINNQNFIVNYAQRYNYGEVISTSFVESTVNYVIAKRFSKKQSMQWTKKGAHLLLQVRTKVLNNEWEDIFRKIYPDFRSIKSVKDPDVIQEAA is encoded by the coding sequence ATCCCTTTTGAAAAGACGGCAAATTTGTTGAAAGAAGTCCTGCCAGTTGCAGAAACAATTAACGCGACAACGATACAGAACCATCTATATGAGTTGGCATCAGCCCAGGAACAAGAGGTTGGAGAAGAACAGTGGATGTACGATTGTGGCAGCATAAACCAACCGCAGGCATTACCAAGGCCGGAAAGAACCATGGTTGTGGGTATTGATGGCGGGTATGTCAGGGCCTGGAAAGATAAAAAGAGCATATTCGAAGTAATAGCTGGCAAGTCGATTCCGGCTGAAAAACCAGCCAAATGCTTTGCATTCGTCGGATCATATGATTTAAAATCCAAACGCCGGTTTTATAACCATCTTGTATCACAAAGAATGCAGCCCCACCAGCAGCTTGAATTTTTTTCAGATGGTGCTGATAACTTACGGAATCTACAAACCTACCTCAATGCGGAATCCACACACATTCTGGATTGGTTTCATATCACCATGAAACTGACAGTTCTACACCAGTGTGCGCTTGGGTTAATAAAAGTAGATGAAAAAAGAGGGAAGGCTTTTCAACATTTATTGACCCGCATAAAATGGAATTTATGGCATGGTAATGCTGTAAGAGCTATCGAGCATTGCTACGATCTTGACTTCTATCTTACTGATCATTTGGAAGACGAAGGCCAAAAGAAAAAATATGACAAGATTAAACCCTTTCAGACATACGTTACCGATTTCGACAAATACATCATCAACAATCAGAATTTTATTGTCAATTACGCCCAGCGCTATAATTACGGCGAAGTTATTTCAACCAGTTTTGTGGAATCCACAGTCAATTATGTAATTGCTAAACGTTTTTCTAAAAAACAGTCCATGCAGTGGACTAAAAAAGGAGCACACTTACTGCTTCAAGTCCGGACAAAAGTATTGAACAACGAATGGGAAGATATTTTTCGAAAGATATATCCGGATTTTAGGTCGATCAAATCAGTGAAGGATCCTGATGTTATCCAGGAAGCTGCATGA
- a CDS encoding DUF6973 domain-containing protein: MKKWFEDSIQFNTNLRTAQFQRKKEILWDFVGGLDSSGAKVNVLVPIIYRDQLVTSIEVGGKHESVDLTTYSRSYLLLTEDKAKKNARIINYIADKDYFLNNDQTNIVGPTFSGRIYVKDWDETFLYGRILKNGNVVSHLSPGNGQINNGRTSSGCWEISSAVYSQGCVPAINYCSELTFLYWRSEIICDRFDGNPDAVDWSQMPNALPGGCCGSDPAIVYAYVLNDDLVREWLKGANDYEKAYYTRHPWLIYAAMRAQKTAESKTLSLYGNEYDNTIANAFKHAFWVGLMVLTWDDGIARFLAELHEADITDPQNLAKKMDLQNNELGNKIGLFIKSKYSDPKDQETELRILIKDEIDMGRGVYIKDGVLTPTNR, from the coding sequence ATGAAAAAGTGGTTTGAAGATAGCATTCAGTTCAATACTAATCTAAGAACCGCTCAATTCCAGCGCAAAAAGGAAATACTTTGGGATTTTGTAGGCGGGCTAGATTCGAGCGGTGCAAAAGTAAATGTTTTAGTGCCTATTATTTACCGGGATCAGCTAGTTACATCGATAGAAGTTGGTGGGAAACATGAGAGCGTTGATCTCACTACATATTCCAGATCATATTTATTGCTAACGGAAGATAAAGCCAAGAAAAACGCTAGAATTATAAATTATATTGCCGACAAAGATTACTTTTTAAATAATGACCAAACAAACATTGTCGGCCCTACTTTTTCCGGCCGGATTTATGTGAAGGACTGGGATGAAACATTTTTGTATGGAAGGATCTTAAAAAATGGAAATGTAGTCTCGCACTTATCTCCTGGGAATGGACAAATCAATAATGGCAGGACAAGCAGCGGGTGCTGGGAGATAAGTTCGGCTGTTTATAGTCAAGGATGTGTACCGGCTATCAATTATTGTTCAGAGTTAACCTTCTTGTATTGGCGTAGCGAAATTATTTGCGACCGATTCGACGGAAACCCTGATGCAGTAGATTGGTCGCAAATGCCAAACGCTTTACCTGGCGGATGCTGTGGTTCTGATCCAGCCATTGTCTATGCATACGTGTTAAATGACGATTTAGTGAGAGAGTGGCTGAAAGGCGCAAACGACTATGAGAAAGCCTATTATACCAGACATCCTTGGTTAATTTATGCAGCGATGAGAGCCCAAAAAACAGCAGAAAGCAAAACGCTTTCTCTTTATGGTAATGAATATGATAACACAATTGCCAACGCATTTAAACATGCGTTTTGGGTTGGCTTAATGGTGTTGACATGGGATGATGGGATAGCCAGATTCTTAGCGGAACTTCATGAAGCAGATATTACTGATCCACAAAATCTTGCAAAAAAAATGGATTTACAGAACAATGAATTAGGTAACAAAATCGGTCTTTTCATAAAATCAAAGTATTCTGACCCAAAAGATCAGGAAACCGAACTCAGAATCTTGATCAAAGATGAAATTGATATGGGTCGAGGCGTATATATTAAAGATGGAGTTTTAACCCCAACAAATCGATGA
- a CDS encoding C10 family peptidase, whose protein sequence is MKTESNARKQIIKSAIYFFALSVFLFQCKNDTQELKPTKDLNDGTELQNYNVTLTDAVTIASNTMSITESARTSKQARYSSTSDENPFTSSKKEVLSKETVKDGEDDMYHIINYKDNQGFVIISADKRCIPILAYSDNNPFRNDGLAGISEWFEVAKYHIKKAKQKDRPEPGISQLWKVLEGSVKKDGGRVMDWTGCDYFYNYHETGRYVDNVARWNQSGSTKYYSTSDNGCTCQRRAAGCGAVAMGMVMRYHQYPSNVTLCYNSSCFVPDYPSMPRETDTDCGFPSTTGRNQRALLTRIAGAAASSNYGVLGNCNTWTIPGNINNALQSGFFFANGGTWGSLSSKYAQVKSDLNNYFPVIFTGTLNGVNANDAHIWVGDGYSTLSTQYKTYVGCDENGDNCIEDCRNYDAEYIGMNWGWGGTSNGYFFTTYSFSTDNGTYDTYLRALTGIRPN, encoded by the coding sequence ATGAAAACAGAATCTAACGCTCGAAAACAGATTATCAAATCGGCTATTTATTTCTTCGCTTTATCCGTTTTTTTATTTCAATGTAAAAACGACACCCAGGAACTAAAACCTACCAAAGATTTGAATGATGGTACAGAATTACAGAACTATAATGTCACCCTGACTGACGCCGTTACAATTGCTTCCAATACTATGTCTATTACGGAATCCGCTCGAACAAGTAAACAAGCACGATATAGCAGTACAAGTGATGAGAATCCTTTTACTAGCTCAAAAAAGGAAGTTTTATCAAAAGAGACTGTAAAAGATGGAGAGGATGACATGTATCACATAATCAATTATAAAGATAATCAAGGTTTTGTGATCATCTCCGCCGATAAGCGTTGTATACCAATATTGGCATATTCTGATAATAATCCCTTTAGGAATGATGGATTAGCAGGGATAAGTGAATGGTTTGAAGTTGCCAAATACCACATAAAAAAGGCGAAACAAAAAGATCGGCCCGAGCCAGGGATAAGCCAGTTATGGAAAGTTTTAGAAGGCAGTGTAAAAAAGGATGGTGGCCGGGTAATGGACTGGACAGGATGCGACTATTTTTACAATTATCATGAAACTGGCAGATACGTTGATAATGTTGCTAGATGGAATCAAAGTGGGTCAACGAAGTATTATTCTACCTCCGACAATGGTTGCACCTGTCAGAGACGAGCAGCAGGATGTGGTGCGGTAGCTATGGGAATGGTAATGCGCTATCATCAGTACCCTTCGAACGTTACATTATGCTATAACTCCAGTTGTTTCGTGCCTGACTATCCTTCTATGCCGAGAGAAACCGACACAGATTGCGGTTTCCCTTCAACTACTGGTAGAAACCAACGCGCTTTACTTACGCGTATAGCCGGCGCTGCTGCAAGTTCAAATTACGGTGTTTTAGGAAATTGTAACACATGGACAATTCCAGGAAATATAAACAATGCATTACAAAGTGGGTTCTTTTTTGCAAATGGTGGTACATGGGGAAGCTTGAGTAGCAAGTATGCACAGGTAAAAAGTGACTTAAATAATTATTTCCCTGTCATTTTTACGGGAACCTTAAATGGTGTAAACGCAAATGATGCACATATATGGGTTGGAGATGGTTATTCAACACTATCTACTCAATATAAAACATATGTTGGGTGTGATGAAAATGGAGATAATTGTATTGAAGATTGTAGAAATTATGACGCGGAATACATTGGCATGAATTGGGGGTGGGGAGGAACAAGCAATGGATACTTTTTCACAACTTATAGCTTTTCTACGGACAATGGCACTTATGACACCTATTTAAGAGCATTAACAGGAATAAGACCAAACTAA
- the istB gene encoding IS21-like element helper ATPase IstB: MNTDQTCQQLTQLKLQGMASRYAVIAEQPVHQQPEAHAMVAMLVQAEHEQRILHRTQLYLKLAKLRYTAYVEQVSCKPERGITSEQLIRLSDCSFIQKGENVLITGATGCGKSYLACAFGRQACIKGYKVLYYPMNRFIEQLALARLDGTYIKWLNQIAKAPLLILDDFGLQPLSHDTKMALLQMLEDRYASGSTIITAQMPVGNWHEYINDPSLADAICDRLTANAHRINLQGSSMRKTKTS, translated from the coding sequence ATGAATACCGATCAAACTTGTCAGCAATTGACCCAACTGAAATTGCAAGGCATGGCCTCCCGTTATGCGGTCATAGCCGAGCAGCCGGTACACCAACAGCCCGAAGCCCATGCCATGGTAGCCATGCTGGTACAGGCAGAACACGAACAGCGGATCCTTCACAGGACACAGCTTTATTTAAAACTGGCTAAGTTGCGGTACACTGCATACGTCGAGCAGGTAAGCTGTAAACCTGAAAGGGGCATCACTTCCGAACAGCTCATCCGGTTAAGTGACTGTTCTTTTATTCAAAAGGGCGAGAACGTGTTGATCACAGGTGCAACGGGCTGCGGAAAATCTTATCTGGCTTGCGCCTTCGGGCGGCAAGCCTGCATTAAAGGTTATAAAGTGCTTTACTATCCAATGAACCGTTTTATTGAACAATTAGCGTTGGCCAGGCTCGATGGAACTTACATAAAATGGCTCAATCAGATTGCGAAAGCACCCCTGCTGATCTTGGATGACTTCGGCTTACAGCCGCTCAGCCACGATACTAAAATGGCCTTACTTCAAATGTTGGAGGACCGGTACGCCTCCGGATCAACGATCATTACCGCGCAGATGCCCGTGGGAAACTGGCACGAGTACATCAATGACCCGAGCCTGGCTGATGCGATATGTGACAGACTGACAGCAAATGCCCACAGAATAAATCTGCAGGGAAGCTCCATGAGAAAGACAAAAACTAGCTAA
- the istA gene encoding IS21 family transposase has product MANKVTSMQTLRLIIQLLDRNTSERNISRQLHISRNTVKFYRERLQQRVYSYKQLQGLDDELLSEIVYADLPSTQDEDERKQDFRQRVPYFLSELERTGMTRQLLWEEYINQHPDGYRYSQFCHHLHELGKVLQPSFHARYNAGELMMIDFAGTSMYYVDRPTGEQINCPVLICVLSFSNYTYVEALPNGRLPALIAALNNCLRYFKGAPLSLKTDNMRQVVQKSNRYEPTFTELIQQWALHNNIALVATRPGKPKDKAPVEGHVKISYQRIYAPLRDQVFFSIQELNEGIRRQLEVHNNKNFQGKSYSRLWQFSQQEQHLLQTLPDQPFMIKHSTSAKVQKNYHVTLGEDWHHYSVPFHHIGKQVTIIYDQQTVEIYLNHHRITVHKRFFNEHGYTTLKEHMPENHHAYQQQKGWDSDYFLRQALQVGPATRSYIEGVLKGRQFTEQTFNSCRGILRLGSIYGKERLEAACHRATHAGSYSYKTLSNILANNLDKAPDIAQTTLFQTPDHDNIRGAAAYE; this is encoded by the coding sequence ATGGCTAACAAAGTTACTTCGATGCAAACACTACGCTTGATTATACAGTTGCTTGACCGTAACACTTCGGAACGAAACATTTCCCGGCAACTCCACATTTCCCGCAATACAGTTAAATTTTACAGGGAGCGACTGCAACAAAGGGTTTATTCTTACAAGCAATTGCAGGGACTGGATGATGAGTTGCTGTCAGAGATTGTTTATGCAGACTTACCTTCAACCCAGGACGAAGATGAGCGTAAGCAGGATTTTCGCCAGCGCGTACCTTATTTCCTTTCAGAGCTGGAGCGGACTGGTATGACACGCCAACTACTCTGGGAGGAATATATCAACCAACATCCTGACGGTTACCGGTACTCGCAGTTTTGTCACCATCTTCACGAGTTGGGTAAGGTATTACAACCGAGCTTTCATGCCCGCTATAATGCCGGCGAATTGATGATGATCGATTTTGCCGGGACATCGATGTATTATGTTGACCGGCCTACCGGCGAACAGATTAATTGCCCGGTCCTGATATGCGTTCTTTCGTTCAGTAACTACACCTACGTGGAAGCGCTACCTAATGGAAGGTTGCCTGCCCTGATTGCAGCGCTCAACAACTGCCTGCGCTACTTCAAAGGCGCACCGCTGTCTTTAAAAACCGATAATATGCGGCAAGTCGTGCAAAAAAGCAACCGCTACGAACCTACGTTCACTGAGCTGATCCAGCAATGGGCACTGCATAATAATATTGCCCTGGTCGCTACCAGGCCTGGTAAACCCAAGGATAAGGCACCGGTCGAAGGCCATGTCAAGATCTCCTACCAGCGCATCTATGCGCCTTTACGCGACCAGGTGTTTTTCAGTATCCAGGAATTGAACGAAGGCATCCGCAGGCAACTGGAAGTGCACAACAATAAGAACTTCCAGGGCAAAAGTTACAGTCGCCTCTGGCAGTTTTCCCAGCAGGAGCAGCACCTGCTGCAAACACTGCCCGACCAGCCTTTTATGATCAAGCACAGCACTTCGGCCAAGGTGCAGAAGAACTATCACGTCACCTTAGGTGAGGACTGGCACCATTACAGCGTCCCCTTCCATCATATCGGCAAACAGGTAACCATCATTTATGATCAACAGACAGTAGAGATTTACCTGAACCACCACCGGATTACAGTCCACAAGCGCTTTTTCAATGAGCACGGCTACACGACCCTCAAGGAACACATGCCTGAGAACCACCACGCCTACCAGCAGCAAAAGGGTTGGGATAGCGACTACTTCCTCAGACAGGCCCTTCAAGTTGGCCCGGCAACCCGCTCATATATTGAAGGGGTTTTGAAGGGGCGGCAGTTCACCGAGCAAACGTTCAATTCCTGTCGTGGGATACTGCGCTTGGGCTCCATTTACGGCAAAGAGCGCCTGGAAGCTGCTTGCCATCGAGCGACCCATGCCGGTTCTTACAGCTACAAAACGCTATCGAATATTCTTGCCAATAACCTGGACAAGGCCCCTGATATAGCCCAGACCACACTATTCCAAACGCCTGATCATGATAACATTCGCGGCGCAGCCGCATACGAGTAA
- a CDS encoding AraC family ligand binding domain-containing protein → METLKNKLPIFCLNMYRSSRENEPFCVIRLEELSKRVKGVEQPHSHSFYMLIIVLKGSGKHFIDLHKYSITKDQMYFLSPAHADF, encoded by the coding sequence ATGGAAACCCTAAAAAATAAACTGCCCATATTTTGCCTGAATATGTACCGGTCAAGTCGGGAAAACGAGCCGTTTTGTGTTATTAGGCTAGAAGAACTATCAAAAAGAGTAAAAGGTGTTGAGCAGCCACATTCACATTCTTTTTACATGCTGATTATTGTCTTGAAGGGTTCGGGTAAGCACTTTATCGATCTTCACAAGTATTCTATTACCAAAGATCAAATGTACTTTCTAAGCCCTGCCCATGCAGATTTTTGA
- a CDS encoding pyridoxal phosphate-dependent decarboxylase family protein, translating into MDKETDTTNWFSAVNSPEYFRTIGYELIDLLARELQIANSPLSEQKAIEWKEPEQMLSHWSDDFSSEQVSDPVTLFKEILSHSINMNRRGNVGHQISAPHPLSVITSMLMAHLNNGMGVYEVGMTGNAMEKIIIEKLVNLFNLPLSATGFVTSGGSLGNLTALLTAKALYLNKSPNTPLDKLAILVSDEAHYSIERAFAIMGIPVQNLIKVPVNSTFQMRTELLEGYYADACNEGKTVFCIVGCSCSTSTGAFDDLTSIALFAKRHDIWFHVDAAHGGPVIFSDRYKYLLEGIEDADSIIMDFHKMMSVPSLSTAVIFAQGWHSSLTFSQNAKYLWQDQQREEWYNSGKRTFECTKPMTVIHVYTLLRVYGQEIFQRQIELQYDLAKSYAKHISQIGHLELLCQPQSNIVCFRYVEINADLNEVNKQIQLAVIKEGTFYIVGTTSNGDYYLRISLMNTRTTLDDLKMLTKIIIRRGRELVKR; encoded by the coding sequence ATGGATAAAGAAACAGATACTACCAATTGGTTTTCAGCAGTAAACTCTCCGGAGTATTTTCGTACAATTGGGTATGAACTGATTGATTTGCTTGCTCGCGAGCTTCAAATCGCAAATTCGCCTCTAAGTGAACAAAAAGCTATTGAGTGGAAGGAACCTGAGCAGATGTTGTCTCATTGGTCTGACGATTTTTCTTCTGAACAGGTCAGCGATCCAGTAACCCTGTTTAAGGAAATTCTAAGTCATTCCATAAATATGAATAGAAGAGGGAACGTTGGCCACCAAATTTCTGCACCACATCCGCTTAGTGTGATTACATCGATGCTAATGGCACATCTAAACAACGGTATGGGGGTTTATGAAGTGGGAATGACTGGTAATGCCATGGAGAAGATTATTATTGAGAAATTGGTCAACTTGTTTAATTTGCCATTAAGTGCCACAGGTTTTGTAACGTCAGGAGGGAGTTTAGGAAACTTGACTGCACTGCTGACAGCAAAAGCGCTCTACTTGAATAAGAGCCCCAATACCCCATTAGATAAGCTTGCCATACTTGTGTCCGATGAGGCACACTACAGTATAGAGCGGGCATTCGCGATAATGGGGATACCAGTTCAGAACCTCATAAAAGTACCGGTTAATAGTACTTTTCAAATGCGTACTGAGCTTCTTGAAGGTTATTATGCAGATGCTTGTAACGAAGGTAAAACTGTTTTTTGCATTGTAGGTTGTTCGTGTTCGACATCTACCGGGGCTTTCGATGACCTGACTTCAATTGCTTTATTTGCCAAACGACATGATATATGGTTTCATGTAGATGCTGCGCACGGCGGACCCGTTATCTTTTCAGATAGATATAAATATTTGCTGGAAGGAATTGAAGATGCTGATTCAATCATTATGGATTTTCATAAAATGATGTCTGTCCCATCATTATCGACTGCTGTAATCTTTGCACAGGGATGGCATTCCAGTTTAACATTCTCCCAAAATGCAAAGTACCTATGGCAAGATCAACAGCGCGAAGAGTGGTACAATTCTGGGAAAAGAACTTTCGAATGTACAAAACCCATGACTGTTATTCATGTCTATACATTATTGCGGGTTTACGGACAAGAGATATTCCAGCGGCAAATTGAACTCCAGTATGATCTGGCAAAAAGTTATGCGAAGCACATATCTCAAATTGGTCATCTTGAGCTTCTGTGTCAGCCCCAATCAAATATAGTTTGCTTTAGATACGTTGAAATCAATGCGGACCTCAATGAGGTTAACAAACAGATTCAGTTGGCAGTTATAAAAGAGGGGACATTTTATATTGTTGGAACCACATCTAATGGCGACTATTACCTAAGAATTTCTTTGATGAATACACGTACAACGCTTGACGATTTGAAAATGTTAACTAAAATCATTATTAGGAGGGGGAGAGAACTAGTCAAAAGATAG
- a CDS encoding LysR family transcriptional regulator: MDIDTLVLRNFLILCKTLNFSRASEQTHVAQPALSRQIKQLEDFIGVSLFLRTKRKVILTAAGRYFQNEAEQLLNQFDHVVKHTKKLYVGQAGEIRIGYTHSALQYFLPDLILSINKLYPEIRFVWLEFNNTRQYEALKSREIDIGFASNPEIDEAFRHMLIARTNFALAMPKDYPIEANNFKGLLALRNERFILPPKAEGPKFVETINSIFTHEGFTPLAIHETPFASTAIRLVESGFGLTIEPVSSLKGYKGIKYIELKDIPQKVENVMLWLPNTEAAFPEIIDYIKHYKINPL, translated from the coding sequence ATGGACATTGATACCCTTGTACTCCGAAACTTTTTGATCCTCTGTAAAACGCTTAATTTTTCGAGAGCTTCCGAGCAGACACACGTTGCTCAGCCTGCTCTAAGTAGGCAGATCAAACAATTGGAAGATTTTATTGGTGTATCGCTTTTTCTAAGAACCAAGCGCAAGGTAATATTAACAGCCGCTGGAAGATATTTTCAAAATGAAGCCGAGCAACTTCTTAACCAATTCGATCACGTGGTTAAGCATACAAAAAAACTTTATGTGGGTCAGGCCGGTGAAATTAGAATTGGTTATACGCATTCTGCTTTACAATATTTCCTGCCAGATCTTATTTTATCTATAAATAAATTGTATCCTGAAATTCGTTTCGTCTGGTTAGAATTCAATAACACAAGACAGTATGAAGCGCTAAAAAGTAGAGAAATTGATATTGGTTTTGCATCTAACCCCGAGATCGACGAAGCATTTAGACATATGTTGATAGCCAGAACAAATTTTGCCCTGGCTATGCCGAAGGACTATCCTATCGAAGCGAATAATTTTAAAGGATTATTGGCCCTGAGAAATGAACGCTTTATTTTGCCACCCAAAGCTGAAGGACCCAAATTTGTCGAAACGATCAATTCAATCTTTACACATGAGGGATTTACCCCTTTGGCTATACATGAGACACCCTTTGCAAGTACTGCAATCCGACTGGTTGAATCCGGGTTCGGCCTGACAATTGAGCCTGTAAGCAGTTTAAAGGGATATAAGGGAATAAAATATATTGAGCTTAAAGATATCCCGCAAAAGGTAGAGAATGTCATGTTATGGCTACCAAACACAGAGGCAGCTTTTCCAGAAATCATTGATTACATAAAGCATTATAAAATTAATCCCTTATAG
- a CDS encoding Crp/Fnr family transcriptional regulator has translation MENPFCKSFFDLMGEDVELDEQSKNLIDSHCREVTIKKGAVVLNAGDVCQQVFFVLTGEAISFFLDTDGKTTTWFFHFNNAHSTVKNLFAVDYKSFVSGQAATLTVEALTDVRAIHFSRAEVDFLLDNCAVFERWMRKLSERAFIHTYDRIATFLTMSAKHRYLKLLEEEPHLLNMFSNYYIATYLGIVPQSLSRIRQLSKSA, from the coding sequence ATGGAAAACCCCTTTTGTAAATCTTTCTTTGACCTAATGGGAGAAGATGTTGAACTTGATGAACAATCAAAGAACCTGATAGACTCCCATTGCAGAGAAGTAACCATTAAAAAGGGTGCAGTTGTTTTGAATGCTGGGGATGTTTGCCAACAGGTGTTTTTTGTGCTCACAGGAGAGGCAATTTCCTTTTTTCTAGACACAGATGGGAAAACAACTACCTGGTTCTTTCATTTTAATAATGCACACAGTACAGTGAAAAACTTGTTTGCGGTTGATTATAAAAGTTTTGTATCCGGCCAGGCAGCGACCCTGACTGTGGAAGCACTGACAGACGTGCGGGCGATTCATTTTTCCAGGGCCGAAGTGGATTTTCTTTTAGATAACTGTGCAGTATTTGAGCGTTGGATGAGAAAATTGAGTGAGCGGGCATTTATCCACACTTATGACCGTATTGCAACATTTTTGACCATGTCCGCTAAACATCGTTATCTGAAGCTCTTGGAGGAAGAGCCGCATCTTTTGAATATGTTTTCCAATTATTACATAGCAACCTATTTGGGCATTGTCCCTCAGTCATTGAGCAGGATAAGACAGCTATCGAAATCTGCATAA